The genomic region TAGGCAAATTACATGTGAAACAACTGATTACACAAAGATCGTTGTTTGTATTATCTGTCGCCCAATAGTCCCCAAAGTTGGGAGTCGGTAAAATCAGGAATAGCTAGCATTACACCTAGATTGTCAAGCTCGTCTGGTGTCTGAGAAGAGGCAATGCCTACTGTGGGTATTCCTGCACCCACGGCTGAACGAATTCCCGAGGGAGAATCTTCAAATACAAGCGCTTGCTGAGCATTTAAGCCAAAGTAAGCCAGTGCGTAGAGATAGGGTCCAGGATCGGGTTTTGCCATGCCGATTTCTTGCGAGACAAACACCCGCTCGAATCTGTGTTCTAAGTTCAAAACGCTCAACATGTGCTTAGCGTTTTCTGGAGGAGCATTTGTGACTACGGCTTGTTTGATTCCCCTTTCATCAGCCCAAGCAATCACTTCTAACAGTCCTGGTATTGGTGTCAATTCCGCTGCTAGTTCTCGAAACTCTGCTTCTTTGCGATCGCTAAATTTTATCACCTCTTCTGAAGAGAATTCTGGAAATAAATCTCGCACGATAAATGGATTCAGCCTGCCACTCATGCGATTTTTATAGAACTCTTCATCGATCTCTATACCATGCTCTTTCAAGAGTGCTTGCCATATGCGAAAGTGCAGTGGATCGGTATTGACAATCGTACCGTCGAGATCGTAGAGAATCGCTGCTAGCATGGTCATCGTCTGGGAAGGCTGAGGGTTCGAGCCAAGCTTAACATATCTTAATTAGAATGAGTGTATAGACTACAACCCGAACTACAGTAAAAGTTGACATCCCTCTTTTTCGCAATAGTTCAAGTCTTTTAATTAATCTCACGCAAAGACGCAAAGTCGCCAAGATTGCTTTGCGCCTTTGCGCCTTTGCGCGACATCATCTCTTAAGCCCCCATCCCAGAATACTGCTTTAACCCCCGTCGCCACAGCCAACGATTTAAGCCGAAAAATAGCGCGCACCAACCTACTGTAATTAAAAAACCCCGCCCTACATTTTCTGGTAAACCCACGATTAAGGAAGTAGGAAAATGAATCAGATAGGGAAAAGGAGTCCATAGAACAATATCGCGCACAATTGGCGGAAAGGTCTCTAAAGGTGCAATTAGTCCCGAGAAAAACAGGTAAAATAGAAACCAGAAATTTTCAATTGCATTTGCTCTTTCCGTCCAAAAAGCAAACAAAGCAAAAGTATATTGGATCAGAAACCGCAGCGCAAAAGCCAGCAGAACGGCAATTATAAATAAGATCGAACTACCTAAACTCGGTATCCAAAACGCTTGGGGATAGAGGAAGAAAAACAAACCGACAAGGGCGATCGCAAATGGTAAGCGAGCAAATCTTTCAGAAATATGAGAAAATACATGATGCCATACCGGATCTAAAGGTTGAAGCAAGCGGGGAGATAGCCGTCCCTCGACGACTTCTTTCTCAAATTCCCAAATGACCCAGACCACAGTAAACTGTCGGATCAGAAATACCGTGAGGAAGTAACGGGCAAAGTCTATAGGCGATAAGCCGAATTGTCCGCTTTGGGCTGCTTGCGTCCATACCCCCATTAAGATCAG from Chroococcidiopsis sp. SAG 2025 harbors:
- a CDS encoding HAD-IA family hydrolase yields the protein MLAAILYDLDGTIVNTDPLHFRIWQALLKEHGIEIDEEFYKNRMSGRLNPFIVRDLFPEFSSEEVIKFSDRKEAEFRELAAELTPIPGLLEVIAWADERGIKQAVVTNAPPENAKHMLSVLNLEHRFERVFVSQEIGMAKPDPGPYLYALAYFGLNAQQALVFEDSPSGIRSAVGAGIPTVGIASSQTPDELDNLGVMLAIPDFTDSQLWGLLGDR
- a CDS encoding ABC transporter permease, with protein sequence MLEYRAELFLWALSGSLPLILMGVWTQAAQSGQFGLSPIDFARYFLTVFLIRQFTVVWVIWEFEKEVVEGRLSPRLLQPLDPVWHHVFSHISERFARLPFAIALVGLFFFLYPQAFWIPSLGSSILFIIAVLLAFALRFLIQYTFALFAFWTERANAIENFWFLFYLFFSGLIAPLETFPPIVRDIVLWTPFPYLIHFPTSLIVGLPENVGRGFLITVGWCALFFGLNRWLWRRGLKQYSGMGA